AGATTTGGAACAATCATTCAACCGTGGAACTTATTGTAAGCCGATAGGTGTATATACATTGATATGTAATAGGGTGCAGCTTTTTGAAAGCTTAGTCGTCCTTTACAACATAATTAACCAAAAAAATACACTAATGAAGAAACTTTTGACACTTGTTGCAGCTTTGCTAACATTCTCAGTGACTGCACAAAATCTAAACACACCAGCTCCAAGTCCAACACAGACTATCAAACAAGATTTTGCACTTTCTAACATTGAAATCAAATATTCTCGTCCAGCAATGAAAGGCCGTGCGATTTTTGGTGACCTAGTTCCTTTCGACAAAGTTTGGAGAACTGGAGCTAATTCTCCTACTGCAGTAACTTTCGGTGAAGACGTAACAGTCGGTGGTGTAGCTGTAAAAGCTGGCACTTACAACATGGTAACAATGCCAGGAAGAAGCAGCTGGACAGTTAAATTATTAAAAACTGACATGAATGCATTCAACTACAAAGAAGGTAGTGATGTTGCTAGTTTCTCAGTGGATGTACAACAATTACCAATGAGCATTGAGAATTTTACAATCCTTTTTGACTCTCAAACAGATAACACTGTAGACATCGGAATGATGTGGGATAATGTATATGTGGCAATTCCAGTTAAGGCTGATGTTGACGCTAAAGTTATGGGCCAAATTGAGAATGTAATGAACAAAGACAATAAGCCATACTTTGCTGCTGCGTCTTATTACTTCGAAAATGGCAAAGACAATGCAAAAGCACTTGAGTGGGCTAAAAAAGCTGTTGATGCTCAACCAGAAGCTTACTGGGTAAGACACCTTCTTGCTAAAGTACAAGCTAAATCAGGTATGAAAAAAGATGCAATAGCTACTGCTAAAGCTTCTATGGAATTAGCTCAAAAAGCTGGAAACATGGACTATGTTCGTTTGAACGAGAAATTGCTTAAGACGCTATAAGTCTTTGAATAATAATTAATACGAGAATCCCCTGCTCCAACGAGTGGGGGATTTTTTTATGCCGCTTTTTATAATCCGTTATTTCCCTGTTTGCCTCTTATAACACACTGATCTAAATGATTTAGGCTGATTTTGCCGATTCTAACTTTAAAAATATCCCATTTATACTTTGTCCAACACTCTTTTCCTCCTACCTTAATTACAAAAGTCGAGTTCTTCCTCCTTCCTCCTTCCTCCTTCCTCCTTCCTCCTTCAAAAATAAACTACCTCAAAAACACCACTCAAGCCACCCCAAAAACCATTCATCCATAAAATGGAAAATAATTTCACCAAGTATCTTGTATTGCAAAGTACTATATACATATATTTGCATCACAGATTATGAGAAAGCTATTTACTTTAACAACAACCGTGGCTATTGAAGTCACAAAAAAGAACCACTTATGAAAATAGAAAATGCAAAGGTGCAAATGAGGAAAGGTATCCTCGAATATTGCATCCTCCAAATCATCTCCAGGGGCGAAATTTACGCTTCGGAGATTTTGGATGAACTTATAGAAGCGGAGATCATGGTAGTAGAGGGTACGCTCTATCCGCTCCTAACCCGTTTAAAAAATGATGGCTTACTCGATTACAAATGGGTAGAGTCACTTTCAGGGCCACCAAGAAAATACTACGTTCTCACCGAGACCGGAAAAGAATTTCTAAATATTCTTGGAGACACCTGGACCAACCTCTCCACTTCTGTTCAAACCATCATCTCAAACTCCTCTAAAAAAAGCTAAACTCTTTTACGATTATGAAAAAGACCGTACAAATCAATATAGCTGGCATTCTCTTTAATATTGAGGAAGATGCATACAGCAAACTCAGCACTTACTTAAAATCAATTCAACATTATTTCTCGGCATTTGAAAGCTCCGATGAAATTGTTGCCGACATAGAATCACGAATTGCAGAAAAATTTCTTGGCAAAGGAGACGCCGAAAAGCTTATTGTCAAACTTTCTGACGTGGACGCCGTAATTACAAGAATGGGAAGTGTTGAAGACTTCGAGGCTCTTGAAGAGGAAGTTGACTTCCGTGAGGATGCACAGCCTAAAGAAGAAAAGAAGGAAGAATTTGCAGCTGCTGCAAGTCAAGACCCTAAGTCGAAAAGGTTATTTAGAGACACAAAAAGAAAAGCTCTTGGAGGTGTTTTGGCAGGACTTGCTCACTATTTCCAATTTGATGTCACTTGGATCAGGGTCATCTTTATCTTGCTATTCATTGGTATTACACCCATAACTGAAACAGGAGCTTCGGGATTTTTACTAATAGCATATATTATTTGCTGGATCGCATTCCCGCCAAATGACCAGTTAGAAGACAATAGCAAAATCAAAAAGTTTTATCGTAACCCCGACAAAAAAGTGCTAGTTGGTGTTGCAAGTGGACTATCTGCCTACTTCAATGTTGACGTAGCTCTCATTCGTATACTATTTGTCGTATTTAGTGGTATAGGTATTGGAGTCATTGCTTACCTCGCACTATGGATAGGTGCCCCTTATGCCGACAGCCTAACCCGTAAAATGGAAATGAAGGGCGAACCAGTGACTTTGGAAAATATCGAAAACTCAATTCGCAAAAGCCAAGGAATCACTAATGAAAAAGAAGAAAATACCATTACCAAGATTTTACTTTTCCCATTTAGAGTTATATCAATGATTTTTGGGGCTTTAGGAAATCTACTTCGCCACCTTGGTCCTGTTGCTCGAGTGGTTGCAGGTTTGTTTTTAGCATTCATAGGTATCGCAATGCTATTTGCATCATTAGGTGTTACAACAGCCTTCTTTGGAATTACATCCAATGCTCACTTGTTTGACTTGCCAAGAAATGTAGGAATGCTGTTTGGAGAAGTACCCAAAGCTGGAGGAATCTTCTTATTCCTAGCTACATTGTTTCCCGGCCTAGCTGCCACTCTTGGAGGATTTAGCCTTATCTCTAATCAAAGAGTTGGAACTAGAAACTTTTGGCTCACCGCACTTGCTCTATGGGTAATAGGAATATTTGGCCTTGCCATGTATGGTGGTACTTACGCTATGAACTTCAACAAAAGAGATGTTGTAACTGAAGAAATCACACTTAACACTACTTCTAATAAATTGTTTTTCGAGGTAAATGGTGATAATTTCTACAACGACGACTTCGACTTTGATATTGACTTAGATTTTGAAGAAAGTACTAATGGCAATATCGAAATTGTAAAAAGATTAGAAGCTAGAGGTAGCAGTACAAAACAGGCAAGAGAAAATGCCGAAAACATCATTTACAATATTGTACAAAAGGGTGATACGATAGTTTTTGATTCGGATCTTTCATTAAAAAATGATCAACCATTCAGAAATCAGCAGGTACGACTTTTAGTAAGAATACCTAAAGGAACACAGTTTGGACTTTCAGAAAACTTCGTATCTCGATTGTTCGGGCAGCAACGCTCAATGATGTATAAGTATGGTCTTAATAGATCTAAACTGAATGAAATCGTCTACATCATGGATGACAAAGGTGAACTATCCTGTGTAGATTGCCCTGCTCTTTCAGATGTGGAGCGGGATGCTTTAGATAGAAACTATGGAAATGATTATGATGTCGCCGATCGCGATTACCAACAAAGAGCTCCATATAGACAGACTTATAATTTCAAAGACTTTGATTCAATCGAGTTGTCTGGGTCATTCCAAGCAATTATTACTCAAGCCGATTCTTTCAGCGTAGAAGTTGTTGCCGATAGAGATCGTGACCTCAGTGATGTTGATGTAGACAAAGATGGCAGTCGACTATCCTTCGAGTTTACCGATAACTTCTTCACAGATCGAGACAGAGTAGTGGTATTTATCACTATGCCAGATATCAAAGACCTTGATTTAAGCGGAGCAAGTAGAATCAAAGTTCTGAATTATGAAAACTCTGGTAAAATGAACGTTGAGCTAAGTGGGGCATCTGTTGCAGCATTAGATTTAGAAATAGATAACCTCAACATGGAAATAAATGGAGCCAGCAGAGCTGAACTAATAGGTAGGGTATCTAAACTTGACTTAGATGTATCGGGAGCCAGTAGAGCAGAAACAAAAAGATGTATCATTACCACTGCAAATGTAGAATCTAGTGGAGCGAGTAGAGTAACCCTAGGAAAAGTGACCAACCTAACCTCAGACTCCTCAGGAGCAAGTAGAATTAGCAGAGAATAAACTTAAAACACTCATTTACAACGAGCACTCCGTTATCAATCCATATGATACGGAGTGTTTTTTATATTAATACAACCTTAAAATCCCTTTCGGATCGATATTAATACTGAATAAGAAAGAAAAGTCTTAATTTGAATTCTTTCAAAATCGATTTTTCAATGGAACATTTCTTCTCACTTTTTACTGTATGGTTGGCCTATGGGCTTTTGCATAGTGCTCTTGCTAGTTCTCAAGTAAAAAGCTTTGTACAACAAACCTTTTCGTGGTCTGCACAGCGATATCGGTTACTATTTGTAATCATTGCCATTCTTTCCCTCTTGCCTGCTTTGTATATTCATTTGATTTCACCATCTATAGCATTGTGGGAGAATTCTAGTTTTCAAAAACTGGCGGGAGCAGCGATGGCAACAAGTGGCTTGTTTATTATAAAGCGGGCATTTCAAGCTTATGACCTAAAGCAGTTTGTAGGACTTGCTCAAGAAGAACCAAATGACATACTGATCACTACAGGCTATCTCTCCAAAGTAAGGCACCCGCTGTATTCAGGAACGCTATTGTTCTTTTATGGTTGGTTTTTGTTTAGCAATACCAACTGCAATTTAGCCCTGGCAATTGCCATGCATGCATACACGCTCATTGGCATCCACTGGGAAGAGAAAAAACTGATTGCAAAATTTGGCAAAGCCTACAAAGACTACATGGAAAAAGTACCGGCTTTGATTCCTAAAAAGCTTAATTAGCCTTTCATGAACCTTACTAACAGCATTTCTGCTAACAAAAACAGAAGTGCTCCAATCAAGAAATAAACCCAGAGAGACTTTCCAATATTTTGATCGGTGAAAGATTTTACAAAGTCGCTTTCCAAGAGACCATCAAAAACTTGTACATTCTCATTTCCCGCAAAAGCTTCTCTTAGTTCTTCTGAAGTATAAAAATCCATCTGAGATTCTTTTGGATCATGATTCAAAGCCAAAGTGTGCAAAACTTTTCCATCAAACACCAAGTCGTAGTACCCCGCAGCAATCTCAGAATTCTCAGGCAAATCTGAGTTAGAAGGTAAGGTTAAAAACAACTTGTTATCTACAACTCTTTGAATTGGCAAAATCTCATTTCCATCTTTTACGAGTTTATAAGTTGCATTTTTCTTGAGATCAGAGAGTTCTAAAACGATATTTTCTTCACTTAATTTATATGCCAATGCCGAAGATTTCAGGCTATTTGAAGCTATTTTAATAAAGGTTGGGACAAAAAACGCATGCTCAGCAAAATTACCATGACCCTTGAGCAATGGGCTGGCAAATACATATACACTTCCCCTTCCAGTTTGTGTATGAGTCATGAATCGCTGATCGTTGCTAAAGTAGAGCAGCGGCTCCCCTATTCCCTCCCAAGCAAGTACAGGCTGCATTGCAGGTAATTCCACATTATTTGGAATATTGATTTGTTCAAAAACATCCGAGAAAAATGGATTCCTCACATCTGGATATTTTACTTTTCGCTGAGAAGTAGGGTCAAGTTTACTTCGGTCAATTTTTGAAACTCGAATTCCAAAATTGCTCAATAAACTAGCTGTACTTGAAGAATCGCCTTGTGCAGTAGGGATAAGGCTAACGCTCCCGCCACTGGCAACTAATTCTTTTGCCCCATTCACAAGATTCGTCCTGTAATTTCTTATTCCTTCTAAAATCACCAAATCGAAATCAGCCATTCTAGACACGTCAACATTATTGACATTGTAAGACTGAAATGCAAAAAGGCTATCATTTTTGTACAGTTTACCTATGTAATCGAGCTCACTTCGCTCATCGTAAAGGTGAAGCACCTTGATGGCTGGAGAAGCCTCAATGGTAAAGAAGTAACTATTGTCAAAAGTTAATGGCTGATCATCGAAACTAATTTCAGCTTTGTGCTGCCCCTTATCTTGAACCGAAAAGCTAAAGGTAGCTTTCGCAGATCCGCCTGCAGGAATGGAAACAGAAGAACCAGAGGATTGAGAACCGTCTATCTGTAGTTTCACTGGAAGATTTACCACATCCTTATTACCCGAATTTCTAAATGCAACGTTTAAGTTATTATTCTGCATTTCGCGAATAAAGGGAGTTTGCAACCACACAGAATCCACATACACATTCTGATTTACAGCACCAATAACCGGCACCACGTACACTGTATTAGTAGAATCAAATTCTATGTCTTTCAAATTCCCAATCGTGCTTTTTTGAAAATCTGAAATCCAGAAAAAGTTATTTCCTGCTTCAGAATCTTGCTTTTGGGCTAAATTACTCTGCCTTTTGTATACAGCCGAAAGCGACCTAGGCGTATTTCCAAATTCTAAACTCGTCAACTTCTCTTTTAGCGAAGTACCACTATTAAGCATGTAATCTTCCCCTCCAAAATCATTAGTAAGAAACTGCAAATTCGGGGAGTTTTTGAGCTGTTCTAGCAAACCTTCCAGCTTCACTACCGCCAAGTCGATATACCTTTTGTTATCTGTCGTATTTTCCATACTTAGTGAATTGTCTAAGTATATGCTATTTACCCCATTCACACTTAGCGAGCTTTGGTTTGCAGCAGGGAGAAAAGGCTGAGCAAAAGCAAAAACCAAACAAGCCAATGCCAACATTCTGGCAGCCATAATGAGCCATTGCTTTAGTTTTCTAAAAGAAGAAGTCTCAGTTTCAACTTTTTGAAGAAAAGCAACATTGGTAAAAAAGATTTTTTTGGTACGCCTGAAATTGAACAAATGCACAATAAGCGGAATTGCCAATGCACCTAAAGCCCACAGAATTGACGGAAATAGAAATTTCATTTTTTGCTTAAGATTTAGGATGCTTTTTCATGTAATCGCCGCGAGAGAAATACTTTTCGATGAAACAGTACATTAAGATAAAGAAGTAACGGCTTCCCATCTCCTTTATTTTCAGTTTAGATTCACCATATTTCCTATTCGTCCAGCTATTGGGTACAACTGCATATGAGTAGCCTCGAACGATACTTTTGAGAGGTAATTCTATTGTGAGGTTGAAATGCGGAGCCATAAATGGCTTTATCCCGTCCATTGTTTCCCTTTTATATAGTTTAAACGCGTTTGTAGTATCGGAATAAGAAATCCCCATTACCATTCTCACGATCAAGTTTGCAACTCTATTTATTACTTTTTTATGCCTTGGATAGTCAATTACTTTTCCTCCTTCTGCCCAGCGATTACCAAAAACTGCATCTACATCTTGCTCTTGCATGGTGCGGTAATACTTCACCAAATCCTCAGGATCATCACTCATATCTGCCATGAAAACAGCAACGCAGTCTCCACTATATCTTTCTAAACCATACCTCACAGCATAGCCAAAGCCATTTGGCCCTTTATTAGTTTCAAATACCAGGGTTGGGATTTCTTTTTGCAATTCGGTCAAAACCGCTGCAGTGTTGTCTTTCGAATTATCGTTTGTTACCCATATTTCGTGGTCTATGTTGTGCTTTTTAAGTGAATTGTAAAGGGAGTGTAAGGTTTCTCCTATGGATTCCTCCTCATTGTAAGCAGGAATAACTACGCTTAATTTCATAACTCAAAGTTGCGGATAATTGGCGATGTTGACAAATGGATATTGGAGATTAGAAGGTGATTTTCTTTATACATTGAATTATATTTGACAAAAGCTCTTTTTCGCTATGTTAAAATACCTATTTACCCTTCTTTCACTTGGCGTTTTTGCCCAAAACAATTATCAATTACACGTTCTCGGCACCGTACAAGACGCAGGCTCACCACATATATCTTGTACCAAAAGCTGTTGTAGTGATTTAAGTTTAGAAGCTAAAAGCCAAAGAAAAGTGAGTTGCCTAGCCATTGAAAATAAGCAAACAGGTGAATACTATATTTTTGACGCAACTCCAGATTTCCCAGCCCAAATCAGAATGGTAAATCCCCATAAATTACCAAGCGGAATATTTCTTACTCATGCACACATAGGGCACTATACTGGGCTAATGTACCTTGGTAGAGAAGGCTTAGGTGCCGATAAGATACCCGTTTACACCATGCCAAAAATGAAACATTTCTTGAACACAAATGGCCCTTGGAGTCAATTGGTGGCACTTCAAAACATTGAATTGAAGGAAATGGCAAACAAAAAGTCATTTAAACTGGAGAAAGACTTAATCGTTACTCCTTTTCTAGTTCCACATCGCGATGAATACTCCGAAACAGTTGGTTACCAAATAAGTGTGAAGGGCGAAAAGATTCTATTCATCCCAGATATTAACAAATGGTCAGTTTGGGAGGAGAGTATAGCAGAAAAAATACATGACTCAGATTTGGCATTTGTAGATGCCACATTTTTTGATCAAAATGAAGTAAAAAGAGACATTAGCGAAATCCCACACCCATTTGTGGTTGAAAGCATGAAACTCTTTGAAAAACTTTCCAAAAAAGATAAAGCGAAGGTTCACTTTATACATCTCAATCATACCAACCCACTGCTTGATAAAGAAAGTGATGCATACAAAAGTGTGCTTAAGAACGGTTATAAAGTTGCTGAGTTTGGACAGGAAATCAACTTCTAGTTAATCAAAGTCCCTTTATTGGCTGGATTCTAATTTCTAATCGATTTCAATTCTGACAATAAAGAATTTCTAGCTATCTCGCTTGCATTAGCTAGGGGCTTTAGCATCAAGTTTACCTTCTCATAAGGATCAACACTCAGGTCATACAACTCCTCAGAATTAGCATAGACAATTAATTTGAATTGCGAGTTGCGAATTGTATAGCCGTTTGGTTGCTCAGAATAAACATAATCTCTATGGCCTCCATTTATTGTTAATAGCTTTTTGAAGCTTTTACTATCATGAATATTCTCTACTGAAGAACCAGCAATCGTTGCTATTGTACTAAATAGATCTGTCGCTGCAATTAAGTTTTCATCTTTACCTCTTCGCTCCACTCCATATCCAGAGATTATTAATGGCATATTAATTCCTCCTTGGTAAATCGTTCCTTTCACTGTTGATGCCGTATAAGGGAATTGAGCAACCTGATTAGGTGTACCATTGTCGCCCAAAAATACGACCGTGGTGTTTTTCAATTGTTCAGCAGGAATTTTCGCTAGAAGTCGACCTATGTCGTAGTCCATAGACTCTATCGCGGCTATATAAGTTTCTAAATTATTTCTCCCAAAAGGAATTTCTTGAGAAAAAGTGCCCGATGGTGGAATATGAAAAGGTGTATGAGGTGCGGTATAGGACAGACATAGAAACCATGGTTTTTCCTGCTCTCCTACCCAATTGATTGCAAGATCCGTAAGTTTTGTAGATACATATTCAGTAGAAATAGACTCACTACCGTTCTCGGCTAATAGCCAGTTGTAGTAGTCACCTACAGTGCCTTTCATAATTCCCGAAAAATAATCCATTCCTAGGTCTTCAGGACTTGTAACATTCTGATTACCTGACAAGTGCCACTTACCAATTAATGCTGTTGCGTACGCATTGTCAGTTTCTTGGTTGATGTATTTGTGTATAATTGTTTCCGTATTAGACAAAATATCACCTGCATCTTTTACACCTGTGCGGTAGCCATATTTTCCAGTTAAAATCGCTGCCCTAGTTGGACTACAAGTTGGATTTGTCCAAAAGTTGGTAAATGTAAGCCCATCGGCCATTAGCTTGTCTAAGTTGGGTGTTTGAGGTTTCAAAACTCCTTCTGAAAAACCATTCATGGCATCCTTACCCATATCATCTCCTATGATTAGCAAGACATTTGGGCGATCACTTAAGTTTGGAGAAAGGTTGTCCTCTTCAATTGTAGATTTACAGGCCACAAAAATGATAAATCCAAAAATGAGGACAAAAATTGATTTAAACTGCATGGAAAGTTAGACCCAAGAAAGTTGAGAAGGTTTATTGACATAAAAAAAGACCAGCTTCCCAGCCAGTCTCTTTTATAAATATCTTTTTCCTAAAACCTTAAACTCTTTTCGAAATATTATCGTGCATCTGCACCAAAGTAGTTTTTAGGTCATATTTCCAATCCCAAGTAGGGTAATGTGCCTTGAACCTACTTAAATCAGAAATGTACCAGATATGATCACCACTTCTGTTATCATCCGATAAGCTGTAATTCATCTTATTTCCAGTAATCTCCTCGCAGAGAGCAATTCCTTCTTGCATTGAGCAATTAGAAAAACGACCACCACCAGCATTGTAAACCTCCGCAGGACGTGGATTTTCATAAAAATGCCAAAACATGTTTACCAAGTCCCAAGAGTGAATATTGTCACGCACTTGTTTTCCTTTGTATCCAAAAATCGTGTAGTGGTTACCTGTAATTGCACATTTCATCAAATAAGCAAGGAATCCATGTAATTGAGCTCCTGAGTGATTTGGCCCAGTAAGGCAACCTCCACGGAAAACTCCAGTTTTCATTCCAAAATAGCGACCGTACTCTTGTACAAGTACATCTGCCGCAACTTTAGATGCTCCAAAAAGAGAATGTTTTGTATGATCGATGCTCATTTGCTCATCAATCCCATTTTCATAATACGCATGATCTTCAGCAATTTCCCAGCGTGTTTCATGCTCCACTAATGGCAAGAAGTTAGGATTATCTCCGTATACCTTGTTGGTAGAAGTAAAGATAAACACGGCATCAGGACAATGTAACCTTGTCATTTCAAGCATTACAAGTGTACCGTTCGCATTGACAGTAAAGTCCATAAACGGCTCACGAGCTGCCCAGTCATGACTAGGTTGGGCTGCAGTATGAACGATCAACTTTATATCCTTTCCATATTCATTGAAAATATTTCCAATTTCTTCTTCAGAACGAATATCAGCCTTGTAGTGCTTGTAGTTACTATATTGTGACTCGATTCTATTTTTATTCCACTCCGTGGAAGCCTCTGCACCAAAAAAGTATTGACGTAAATTATTGTCAATCCCTATGACCAAATCAAATTTTTCTGACAAAAAGGCAACAGATTCACTACCAATCAAACCTGCCGAACCAGTTACAATAGCAACATTCATATTTTTTAAATTTATAAAAACAAAAACGAATGGCATCAACCATTCGTTCGATATTTTAATTAATAAAAACTCAAAATCAATTGAACCACTTTTCACGGATTTCAACCGCTTTGGCCCCTAATTCAGGTTTTGAAGTATATTTAACCTTTAACTGGCGAGCTGAAGAATCAGGATGAACTCCATATACTCGCTCATTTCCAGCATTCACATCATCTTGGTCAATTCTATTGTTTTTTTGGTACGTACATGAACTTACAGCACAACCAGCAAGCAAAAGACTTAGTAAACTTAGTTTCTTCAACATTATCGCTCTTTTAAAATTTGCACAAAAATAAGTTCAGCATCCTTAAAAGCCAAAATATATTGGACTAAAACTTTAAAACATTCACTTTTGCAGTCTCTTTTCATTAAATACTTATAAAATATCAATGAAGTACGACGTAATTGTGGTTGGTGGAGGTATAGTTGGGCTTGCAACAGCTCTTCAAATTCTAAAATCGAGACCTCAAACAAGACTTTTGGTTTTAGAAAAAGAAAATGGGCCTGCTCAGCATCAAACTGGTCATAACAGTGGAGTAATTCACTCTGGATTATATTATAAACCAGGTAGTCTCAAAGCCAGAAATTGCATTGACGGATACAATCAATTATTGGATTTTTGTAACGAAGAGAATATCCCTTACGACTTATGTGGTAAAATTGTGGTAGCCACTTCAAACGAAGAAATCCCAATGTTGGAAACGCTCTATCAAAGAGGTGTGGAAAATGGATTGACAAACCTACGGTACCTCAATGAAGGCCAAATGAAAGAGATAGAACCTCACGTGGCTGGAGTAAAAGCTATTAAAGTTCCTCAAACCGGAATCATCAATTATAAATTGGTTTCAGAAAAATACGCTGAAAAAGTTCAACTATTGGGTGGGGTAATCAATTACGGAGAGCAAGTAAGCTCGATTTCGGTTTTTGATAAAAAATCAACTGTAGTGACCGACAAAGGAAGTCATGAAACAAATTTAGTTGTAAACTGTGCTGGGCTATACTCCGATAAAGTCGCTCAAATGAGTCAGCAAGAAAAAATCAACCTCAAAATCATTCCGTTTCGTGGAGAATATTACGAGCTAAAGCCTGAAAAACAATATTTAGTTAAGCATCTAATCTATCCAGTTCCTGATCCCAATTTCCCATTCTTAGGCGTTCATTTTACACGCATGATTCAAGGTGGTGCAGAAGCTGGACCGAATGCTGTACTTGCCTTTAGAAGAGAAGGTTACAAAAAGACCGATTTCAATTTCGGTGAACTAAAAGAAACTTTGCTTTGGCCTGGATTCCAAAAAGTAGCTGCCAAATACTGGAAAACTGGAATGGGCGAATATTACCGCTCTTTCTCCAAAGCGGCCTTTACCAAAGCTCTTCAAAAACTTATCCCTGAGATTCAAGCTGATGATCTTATTCCTGGCGAAGCTGGAGTGCGTGCACAGGCATGTGATTACAGCGGAGGCTTATTGGATGATTTCGCAATCATTGAAAATGACCAAGCAATCAATGTCTGTAACGCCCCCTCTCCTGCTGCTACCTCGTCTTTGGCGATTGGTAAAACAGTAAGTGAGTTGGTTTTGAAGCGGATTTAGACTAATCCATCTTTTGGTCAAAAAACGCCCGAAATCTATTCCTAATATTTCGCAATTCATTGTTATGTTTGCATTAAAAGGAATCAGTAGTCTACCCAATAGGTAGATTTATGTTTTTTCAGATACCTTTACGTTCCAAATGACTCAAGAGCATTACATATTCTGTCTGCCATTAATCTACTTCCTCGTAAGTATGTTTATGTTGGCATTTAGAAAAATGGAGAATAAAAGAACTGCCATTTTCAGGAGTATCTTGCTTAATTCCCTTGGCTTAGCAATGGTGTTCTATTTTGCTAATTCTACTTTGTCTACTGCCAAACTCCCTTGGCTAACAATTGGGAGCACGCAAATAGACTTTGATATTTATTTAGACAATGCCACTTGGCTTATGCTAGGCTTGGTACAATTTATCAGCTTGGGAGTTCAACTCTTTTCCATAAAATACATGGAAAAGGACTCAAGAATCACTACTTACTACGCTTTCCTGAACTTGTTCATTGGATCCATGCTGGGTTTAGTAATTTCAGGAAATTTACTCTTTGCTTTCTTGTTTTGGGAATTGGTTGGTTTTTGCTCTTACTTGTTAATTGGGTTTTGGTTCGACAAGCAATCGGCAACCGAAGCTGCCTCCAAGGCATTTATGGTCAATAAGGTTGGAGACTCATTCTTACTCATTAGTATCGGGCTCATATATGCTGCAACAGGCACTTTTGAAATTGAAGCAATTCATACCGCTATTATACAGAACCCAACCTTAGGTCTAATTCCTATTGCGAGTTTTATGTTGTTTCTCGGCTCTCTTGCCAAATCTGCTCAGCTGCCTTTACAAGTTTGGTTGCCAGACGCAATGGAAGGCCCTACACCCGTTTCAGCATTGATTCACGCAGCTACCATGGTTGCAGCAGGTATCTTTCTTTTGGCTAGATTGGACTTTCTACTAACAGACTTTACCCTCGTTTGTATTGCAACGATTGGTGCACTAACTGCTTTCTTAGCTGGCTACTCTGCAGTTTTTCAGTGGGATATCAAAAAAATATTAGCATACAGTACCATCTCACAACTAGGAATGATGA
This portion of the Spirosomataceae bacterium TFI 002 genome encodes:
- a CDS encoding transcriptional regulator, PadR family, yielding MKIENAKVQMRKGILEYCILQIISRGEIYASEILDELIEAEIMVVEGTLYPLLTRLKNDGLLDYKWVESLSGPPRKYYVLTETGKEFLNILGDTWTNLSTSVQTIISNSSKKS
- a CDS encoding Phage shock protein PspC (stress-responsive transcriptional regulator); the encoded protein is MKKTVQINIAGILFNIEEDAYSKLSTYLKSIQHYFSAFESSDEIVADIESRIAEKFLGKGDAEKLIVKLSDVDAVITRMGSVEDFEALEEEVDFREDAQPKEEKKEEFAAAASQDPKSKRLFRDTKRKALGGVLAGLAHYFQFDVTWIRVIFILLFIGITPITETGASGFLLIAYIICWIAFPPNDQLEDNSKIKKFYRNPDKKVLVGVASGLSAYFNVDVALIRILFVVFSGIGIGVIAYLALWIGAPYADSLTRKMEMKGEPVTLENIENSIRKSQGITNEKEENTITKILLFPFRVISMIFGALGNLLRHLGPVARVVAGLFLAFIGIAMLFASLGVTTAFFGITSNAHLFDLPRNVGMLFGEVPKAGGIFLFLATLFPGLAATLGGFSLISNQRVGTRNFWLTALALWVIGIFGLAMYGGTYAMNFNKRDVVTEEITLNTTSNKLFFEVNGDNFYNDDFDFDIDLDFEESTNGNIEIVKRLEARGSSTKQARENAENIIYNIVQKGDTIVFDSDLSLKNDQPFRNQQVRLLVRIPKGTQFGLSENFVSRLFGQQRSMMYKYGLNRSKLNEIVYIMDDKGELSCVDCPALSDVERDALDRNYGNDYDVADRDYQQRAPYRQTYNFKDFDSIELSGSFQAIITQADSFSVEVVADRDRDLSDVDVDKDGSRLSFEFTDNFFTDRDRVVVFITMPDIKDLDLSGASRIKVLNYENSGKMNVELSGASVAALDLEIDNLNMEINGASRAELIGRVSKLDLDVSGASRAETKRCIITTANVESSGASRVTLGKVTNLTSDSSGASRISRE
- a CDS encoding Protein-S-isoprenylcysteine O-methyltransferase Ste14 encodes the protein MEHFFSLFTVWLAYGLLHSALASSQVKSFVQQTFSWSAQRYRLLFVIIAILSLLPALYIHLISPSIALWENSSFQKLAGAAMATSGLFIIKRAFQAYDLKQFVGLAQEEPNDILITTGYLSKVRHPLYSGTLLFFYGWFLFSNTNCNLALAIAMHAYTLIGIHWEEKKLIAKFGKAYKDYMEKVPALIPKKLN
- a CDS encoding N-terminal double-transmembrane domain-containing protein is translated as MKFLFPSILWALGALAIPLIVHLFNFRRTKKIFFTNVAFLQKVETETSSFRKLKQWLIMAARMLALACLVFAFAQPFLPAANQSSLSVNGVNSIYLDNSLSMENTTDNKRYIDLAVVKLEGLLEQLKNSPNLQFLTNDFGGEDYMLNSGTSLKEKLTSLEFGNTPRSLSAVYKRQSNLAQKQDSEAGNNFFWISDFQKSTIGNLKDIEFDSTNTVYVVPVIGAVNQNVYVDSVWLQTPFIREMQNNNLNVAFRNSGNKDVVNLPVKLQIDGSQSSGSSVSIPAGGSAKATFSFSVQDKGQHKAEISFDDQPLTFDNSYFFTIEASPAIKVLHLYDERSELDYIGKLYKNDSLFAFQSYNVNNVDVSRMADFDLVILEGIRNYRTNLVNGAKELVASGGSVSLIPTAQGDSSSTASLLSNFGIRVSKIDRSKLDPTSQRKVKYPDVRNPFFSDVFEQINIPNNVELPAMQPVLAWEGIGEPLLYFSNDQRFMTHTQTGRGSVYVFASPLLKGHGNFAEHAFFVPTFIKIASNSLKSSALAYKLSEENIVLELSDLKKNATYKLVKDGNEILPIQRVVDNKLFLTLPSNSDLPENSEIAAGYYDLVFDGKVLHTLALNHDPKESQMDFYTSEELREAFAGNENVQVFDGLLESDFVKSFTDQNIGKSLWVYFLIGALLFLLAEMLLVRFMKG